The following are from one region of the Phormidium sp. PBR-2020 genome:
- a CDS encoding F420-0:Gamma-glutamyl ligase, with protein sequence MAIDVIIGIVIGIIILVMVLGAIALDLNYRRKPGNHLEFRPGTWAITHQEGDRIHIQGDVELFNATGGLEIMIPDVNANATLLSKASVSDISCQIEVIPAHEDAPARPDGYWFPYIIKARHSTHIKLNVALTGPNLDRLQTLWLRLNYLSYGPGGRIPKTGHIVFPLQYPDADTPPNWLTKDNAEVFPVKTHLLTHLDDPVEVIRRYVMPHAQNGDIVTIGETPLAIIQGRLRDPATVKPGWLARRLCYWFLPTSSLATACGLQTLIDQVGTPRVFFAFLGGVGLRLLGQRGGFYRLAGEQARLIDDVTGTLPPYDQFIVLGPDDPQAVVERIQRETGLSAAIVDVNDLQAVKVLAATPDLPHTFLETALRSNPAGNADEQTPVVLIRPRTS encoded by the coding sequence GTGGCGATCGACGTAATTATCGGCATTGTAATTGGCATCATCATTCTGGTGATGGTTCTGGGGGCGATCGCCCTGGACCTCAACTACCGACGTAAACCGGGCAACCACCTGGAATTTCGCCCCGGAACCTGGGCCATCACCCACCAGGAGGGCGATCGCATCCACATCCAAGGGGACGTAGAACTCTTCAACGCCACCGGGGGACTCGAAATCATGATTCCCGATGTCAACGCCAACGCCACCCTCCTCTCCAAAGCCTCCGTCTCCGACATCTCCTGCCAGATTGAGGTCATCCCCGCCCATGAAGATGCCCCCGCCCGCCCCGATGGCTATTGGTTCCCCTACATCATCAAAGCCCGCCACAGTACCCACATCAAACTCAACGTAGCCCTCACCGGGCCGAACCTCGATCGCCTACAAACCCTCTGGCTACGACTCAACTATCTCAGCTACGGCCCCGGCGGACGCATCCCAAAAACCGGACATATCGTCTTCCCCCTGCAATACCCCGACGCAGACACCCCTCCCAACTGGCTCACTAAAGACAACGCCGAGGTGTTTCCCGTCAAAACCCATCTCCTCACCCATCTCGACGATCCGGTGGAGGTGATTCGTCGCTATGTCATGCCCCATGCCCAAAATGGCGATATCGTCACCATCGGCGAAACCCCCCTCGCCATCATCCAAGGGCGACTGCGAGATCCCGCCACCGTTAAACCCGGCTGGCTGGCCCGGCGACTCTGTTACTGGTTCCTCCCCACCTCCAGCCTGGCCACCGCCTGCGGCCTGCAAACCCTCATCGACCAAGTGGGAACCCCTCGCGTCTTTTTCGCCTTCCTCGGGGGTGTCGGCCTGCGTCTGTTGGGGCAACGGGGGGGCTTCTATCGCCTCGCCGGAGAACAAGCCCGCCTGATTGATGATGTCACCGGAACCCTTCCCCCCTACGACCAATTTATCGTCCTCGGCCCCGATGACCCCCAAGCTGTCGTCGAGCGGATTCAACGGGAAACCGGTTTATCAGCGGCCATTGTCGATGTCAATGACTTACAAGCCGTTAAAGTCCTGGCCGCCACCCCAGATTTACCCCATACGTTCCTCGAAACCGCCCTCCGGAGTAACCCCGCCGGCAACGCCGACGAACAAACCCCTGTAGTTCTCATTCGTCCCCGAACCTCCTAG
- a CDS encoding GNAT family N-acetyltransferase, with translation MTSSTPTPPTSMTPRIDIRPIQYRDLDNIESLLQADAFTAKSPSDELDLALDLDRIRQHYGLLKLLSLFPNPYRNLLRAYIAQCDRRLLGAIQVSPVNRTSTTWRVDRAIADPAAGSQDTGTVLLRHCLEAIWEARTWIVEVEVSDNPAMALYRQNGFQPLAQMTYWTIEPELLAQLGEREPDLPNLTPVSNSDAQLLYQLDTVSMPPLVRQVFDRHILDFKTSLFESILSGIKQWFGRTEVVSGYVFEPQRKAAIGYFQIRLSRDGGSHHEAQLTVHPAYTWLYPELLAQMARITQQLPPQSLRLASTDYQPEREEYLTSIGAEPIANTLLMSRSVWHKLRETKQVALEGLQLSDVLGGLQPSRKPVPGRMIWSHQSPQPVKDERHQQNNHQEERSQEHPHPPQPNGNGDRP, from the coding sequence ATGACGTCCTCAACTCCCACTCCGCCAACCTCGATGACACCAAGAATTGATATTCGCCCCATCCAATATCGAGACTTGGATAATATCGAATCTCTATTACAAGCCGATGCCTTTACCGCCAAAAGCCCCAGTGATGAACTGGATTTGGCCCTGGATCTCGATCGCATCCGCCAGCATTACGGCCTCCTCAAACTCCTGAGTCTCTTTCCCAACCCCTACCGCAATTTGTTGCGGGCCTATATCGCCCAATGCGATCGCCGCCTCCTCGGGGCCATCCAAGTCTCGCCGGTCAATCGGACCTCCACCACCTGGCGAGTCGATCGCGCGATCGCCGATCCGGCCGCCGGTAGCCAAGACACGGGAACCGTTCTACTGCGTCATTGTCTCGAAGCCATCTGGGAGGCCCGAACCTGGATTGTCGAGGTTGAAGTCAGCGACAACCCCGCCATGGCCCTCTACCGCCAGAATGGCTTTCAACCCCTGGCCCAGATGACCTATTGGACCATTGAACCGGAACTGCTGGCCCAACTTGGGGAACGCGAACCCGATTTACCCAATCTCACCCCCGTCAGCAACTCCGACGCCCAACTCCTCTATCAACTCGACACCGTTTCCATGCCGCCTCTGGTGCGTCAGGTGTTCGATCGCCACATTCTCGACTTCAAAACCAGCCTCTTTGAATCCATCCTCTCGGGCATCAAACAGTGGTTTGGCCGCACAGAAGTCGTCAGCGGCTATGTCTTTGAACCCCAACGCAAGGCGGCGATCGGCTATTTCCAAATTCGCCTCAGCCGCGACGGTGGCAGCCACCACGAAGCCCAACTGACGGTTCATCCCGCCTACACCTGGCTGTACCCAGAACTCCTGGCCCAGATGGCCCGCATCACTCAACAGTTGCCCCCCCAATCCCTACGGCTGGCCTCAACGGACTATCAGCCGGAACGAGAAGAGTATTTAACCAGTATCGGGGCTGAACCCATCGCCAACACCCTGTTAATGTCCCGTTCCGTCTGGCACAAACTACGGGAAACCAAACAAGTCGCCCTAGAAGGCCTGCAACTGTCTGATGTCTTAGGCGGCTTACAACCCTCTCGTAAACCCGTCCCCGGACGAATGATTTGGTCCCATCAATCCCCGCAACCGGTGAAAGACGAACGCCATCAGCAGAATAACCATCAAGAGGAGCGTTCTCAGGAACATCCCCATCCTCCTCAGCCAAACGGGAATGGCGATCGCCCATGA
- the ruvX gene encoding Holliday junction resolvase RuvX, with product MKPRVAALGLDLGRRRIGVAGCDGLGLLATELTTIKRSSFAQDIEALRQLVNERQATVLVVGMPYTLDDGSMGKQAQRLEKLAHRISAALGLPIEFVDERLSSIEAEELIRASGRHPSQDKGAIDRKAAAVILQRWLDGQS from the coding sequence ATGAAGCCGCGAGTTGCTGCTTTAGGCCTAGATTTAGGTCGCCGTCGCATCGGAGTGGCCGGTTGCGACGGCTTAGGCTTACTAGCTACAGAACTCACCACCATCAAACGCAGTAGTTTCGCCCAAGATATCGAGGCCTTGCGTCAACTCGTCAACGAACGTCAGGCCACGGTTTTAGTGGTGGGGATGCCCTATACTCTCGACGATGGAAGCATGGGTAAACAGGCCCAACGGCTGGAGAAACTGGCCCACCGCATCAGTGCCGCATTAGGACTTCCCATCGAGTTTGTCGATGAACGTCTCAGTTCCATCGAAGCTGAGGAGTTAATCCGGGCTTCGGGACGACATCCGTCTCAAGATAAAGGGGCAATCGATCGCAAAGCCGCCGCTGTTATCTTACAGCGATGGCTCGATGGGCAGTCCTAG
- a CDS encoding Uma2 family endonuclease, producing the protein MIALTSDNYISPEDYLEQERHSPIKHEYLDGEVYAMAGTGKAHNIISGNLYLLLRNTLHHSPCRTYFADLKVRIDEGRRFFYPDLLVTCDPNDDSSLVYVDKPVVIIEVLSESTESFDRGRKFQCYRSIPSLQDYVLVSSQTYMVEVFQRTQGDRWLLDTYQGLEAIARIESLNLDAPLADIYASLDLTPLTDEERGVNPEA; encoded by the coding sequence ATGATTGCTTTAACATCTGACAATTACATCAGTCCAGAAGACTACCTAGAGCAAGAACGTCATAGCCCCATCAAGCATGAATATCTCGATGGGGAGGTTTATGCGATGGCGGGGACAGGGAAAGCCCATAATATCATCAGCGGCAACCTTTACCTCCTCTTGCGTAACACCCTTCACCACTCTCCCTGTCGCACCTACTTTGCTGACCTTAAAGTTAGAATTGATGAGGGACGACGCTTTTTCTATCCTGATTTGCTGGTCACCTGTGATCCCAATGACGACAGCAGTCTCGTTTATGTTGATAAACCTGTAGTCATCATTGAAGTGTTATCTGAATCAACCGAATCGTTTGACCGAGGTAGAAAGTTTCAATGCTATCGGAGTATTCCCAGTTTGCAAGATTATGTTCTGGTGAGTTCCCAAACTTACATGGTTGAGGTATTCCAGCGAACTCAGGGCGATCGCTGGCTGTTGGATACCTATCAAGGCTTAGAGGCGATCGCCAGGATTGAAAGCCTAAATCTTGACGCACCCCTGGCGGACATCTACGCCAGCCTGGACTTAACCCCTCTCACGGACGAGGAAAGAGGGGTTAATCCTGAAGCCTGA
- the dcm gene encoding DNA (cytosine-5-)-methyltransferase: MQQLNLFELEPVNLDPVPPSSPGAKFTFVDLFAGIGGFRIALERLGGQCLGYSEIDAEAIAVYQKNFITPVGSSEGNLGNVQKIGKLPESVDLIVGGVPCQPWSIAGKIKGFDDNRGKLWFDVIRIIEQNYPKAFIFENVKGLMEPRHRESLDSIVTELSQRGYEVTFQVLNSYDFGLPQDRDRIFIVGIQNTIKTQSEFRFPEPLGDKLRLYDCIEGVERRAIQKQKFPPERLFGDRIPASRGRFQKIDELNDFFLFSDVRDGHTTIHSWDLIETSEREKEICLTLLRNRRKKKYGPKDENPLRFEHLQKLIPDLAVEELEKLVEKKILRHVQSNTIFRDIGYTSDTEEGEQPFAPTDIYGTTSEKCYNKYEFVNSKISAGINGVAKIILPHADAIGTLTATGMRDYVATCSLNCQDPNSYKQEFIEKIYKPRKSKPISARDYARLQGFPDNFVMARREAIARKQFGNAVSVPVIYHLTRSLLNVLSGFRINPSFLVRERG, encoded by the coding sequence ATGCAACAGCTTAATCTGTTTGAATTAGAGCCAGTAAATTTAGATCCAGTCCCCCCCAGTTCGCCAGGTGCTAAATTTACCTTTGTCGATTTATTTGCGGGGATTGGCGGCTTTAGAATTGCCTTGGAACGCTTGGGGGGTCAATGTTTGGGGTATTCAGAAATTGATGCCGAGGCGATCGCCGTCTATCAGAAAAACTTTATCACTCCTGTTGGTTCTTCTGAAGGCAACTTAGGGAATGTACAAAAAATTGGCAAGTTACCGGAATCCGTTGATCTGATTGTCGGTGGGGTTCCCTGTCAGCCTTGGTCAATTGCGGGGAAAATTAAGGGATTTGACGATAATCGCGGCAAACTTTGGTTTGATGTGATTCGGATTATTGAACAGAATTACCCTAAAGCCTTTATTTTTGAAAATGTTAAAGGTCTCATGGAACCCCGCCACCGTGAGAGTTTAGATTCGATTGTAACCGAACTAAGTCAACGAGGCTATGAGGTCACGTTTCAGGTTTTGAATTCCTATGATTTTGGCTTACCCCAAGACCGCGATCGCATTTTTATTGTTGGCATTCAAAACACCATCAAAACCCAATCAGAGTTTAGGTTTCCTGAACCGTTAGGGGACAAGCTGCGACTCTATGACTGTATTGAGGGGGTAGAACGTCGTGCTATTCAGAAACAGAAATTTCCGCCTGAGCGTTTATTTGGCGATCGCATCCCCGCATCCCGAGGGCGTTTTCAAAAAATTGATGAACTGAATGACTTTTTCCTCTTTTCAGATGTCCGAGATGGCCATACCACGATTCACTCTTGGGATTTAATTGAAACCAGCGAACGAGAAAAAGAGATTTGTTTGACCCTACTTCGCAATCGACGCAAGAAGAAATATGGACCCAAAGATGAGAATCCGTTACGTTTTGAGCATTTACAAAAGCTGATTCCTGATTTAGCAGTTGAGGAGTTGGAGAAACTGGTGGAGAAAAAGATATTACGTCACGTTCAATCTAACACCATTTTTCGAGATATTGGCTATACATCTGATACTGAGGAGGGCGAACAGCCGTTCGCCCCTACAGATATCTATGGTACGACTTCTGAAAAATGTTATAACAAATATGAGTTTGTCAATTCAAAAATTTCGGCAGGAATCAATGGTGTGGCTAAAATCATCCTCCCTCATGCTGATGCGATCGGCACTTTAACGGCTACCGGAATGCGAGATTATGTTGCGACATGTTCGTTAAATTGCCAAGACCCCAACAGTTACAAACAGGAGTTTATCGAGAAGATTTATAAGCCAAGAAAATCTAAACCCATTTCGGCTCGTGATTATGCCCGATTACAGGGGTTTCCCGATAACTTCGTGATGGCGAGACGAGAGGCCATTGCTCGTAAACAGTTTGGGAATGCGGTATCGGTTCCTGTCATCTATCATTTGACGCGATCGCTCCTGAATGTGTTGTCAGGCTTCAGGATTAACCCCTCTTTCCTCGTCCGTGAGAGGGGTTAA
- a CDS encoding TspO/MBR family protein, translating to MSLPSWLFIPLAMILIGVGCNRFLSADNLRWFNRLQRPRWLTFERLIPLIWTIVFIGVGWSAVLIWNQNPGSANSWVLLGYYLVLELVTLSYTPIMCRLESLKAGTLIGATGWLLAILLAIAIQPRSTLATLLLFPYLIWSPIGTYTTWAMIQLNPDDA from the coding sequence ATGTCACTTCCCTCTTGGCTATTCATTCCCCTGGCGATGATCCTAATTGGTGTCGGCTGTAACCGCTTCCTCAGTGCCGATAACTTACGCTGGTTTAATCGCCTCCAACGGCCTCGGTGGCTCACCTTCGAGCGATTGATTCCCCTAATTTGGACAATTGTCTTTATTGGTGTGGGCTGGTCCGCCGTGTTAATTTGGAACCAGAACCCCGGTTCTGCCAATAGTTGGGTCTTGCTGGGCTATTACTTGGTGTTAGAACTGGTGACTCTCTCCTACACCCCCATTATGTGCCGGCTGGAGAGTTTAAAAGCTGGAACCTTGATTGGGGCCACCGGTTGGCTGTTAGCTATTCTACTGGCTATTGCCATTCAACCCCGTTCCACCCTAGCCACCCTGCTGCTATTCCCTTATCTAATTTGGAGTCCCATCGGTACCTATACGACCTGGGCTATGATTCAATTAAACCCAGATGATGCCTAA
- a CDS encoding ISKra4 family transposase (programmed frameshift), with amino-acid sequence MNPQKQAELQQHLDAIAKILYQEADPAELTTLEGIEKNVRAQAQEHVLPQLGNFFINAATDRPTGKQRTLTSILGRLTLTTAQAQQLQVEPRTRWSPYFFKCCAVVTANASYQRAEEDIAMLTGLSISHSTLQRFVQREDWCEVEVTEPIEELSLDGGMIRLRTEEGQPGQWREYKALNVHEHGGVAFFKDNEGLIDWVNIQLLAELFISLGDGHDGVWNIFDGIGTPEQRIEVLDWYHLMENAHKVQGTAAQLSRIRALLWRGETRQVIRYLRQERCRGATRFINYLKHHSKRIIDYQVWQEAGHSIGSGQVESLVKQIGLRVKLPGAQWREENVPKVLKHRCAYLNGDLAA; translated from the exons ATGAATCCTCAAAAGCAGGCTGAACTCCAACAACATCTTGATGCAATTGCCAAGATTCTCTACCAGGAAGCTGACCCGGCTGAACTGACCACCCTCGAAGGCATTGAGAAAAACGTTCGAGCTCAAGCCCAAGAACATGTTTTGCCTCAACTGGGAA ATTTTTTTATCAACGCGGCGACCGACCGACCGACCGGAAAACAACGCACCCTAACCAGCATCCTGGGCCGACTCACCCTCACCACAGCTCAAGCCCAACAACTACAAGTCGAACCCAGAACTCGTTGGAGTCCCTATTTTTTCAAGTGTTGTGCCGTTGTCACTGCCAACGCCTCTTACCAAAGAGCCGAAGAAGATATCGCCATGCTGACTGGGCTGAGCATTTCCCACAGTACGCTCCAACGCTTTGTCCAGCGAGAGGACTGGTGTGAGGTCGAGGTCACTGAACCAATAGAGGAACTCAGCCTCGATGGTGGGATGATTCGCCTTCGAACTGAGGAGGGTCAACCGGGTCAGTGGCGAGAGTACAAAGCCTTAAATGTCCACGAGCATGGAGGTGTAGCGTTCTTTAAAGATAATGAAGGACTAATCGACTGGGTGAATATCCAGCTACTAGCCGAGCTATTTATCAGTCTCGGAGATGGTCATGATGGGGTCTGGAACATTTTTGACGGTATCGGGACACCAGAGCAACGTATCGAAGTCCTCGATTGGTATCATCTGATGGAGAATGCTCATAAGGTACAAGGCACAGCTGCCCAGCTATCGCGGATACGAGCCTTGTTGTGGCGAGGGGAGACCCGTCAGGTGATTCGCTATCTGCGCCAAGAGCGATGTCGGGGAGCTACGAGATTTATCAACTATTTGAAGCATCATTCTAAGCGCATCATTGACTACCAGGTCTGGCAGGAAGCGGGACATTCAATTGGTTCGGGTCAAGTCGAGTCCCTGGTCAAACAAATTGGACTCAGGGTGAAATTGCCTGGGGCACAATGGCGAGAGGAGAATGTGCCAAAGGTGTTGAAGCATCGCTGTGCTTACCTGAATGGGGACTTGGCGGCTTAA
- a CDS encoding succinylglutamate desuccinylase/aspartoacylase family protein, producing MHPGKKAYLQANLHGAELSGNAVIYQLIQFLCSLDSSQLQGEIWLVPTCNPLATNQRSHHYASGRYNPYTGMDWNRIFWDYEKESESSNQMSLADFVKCQVDQDPKQIEAQFSQALNHRFQEQLKKENTASGLPFEEQYRYRLQSLCLDANYVLDLHSSTNQSIDYLYCFQGREQSAKYFLLNTAILLDTYDGDAFDEAFLKPWLSLEIELAKSGKSVQFDREAWTLELGSGMQINPDSVYRGVRGIKNYLVSKGVLNINRFPLIQTASKTVQFFPKSKTQKYYAQQGGMLQSRVLLGAWVTSGQLLYQLLVFNREGRLPQLVDVHSEESGLVYDLSSNASVNQGEYILEILTHPQ from the coding sequence ATGCACCCGGGGAAAAAAGCCTATCTACAAGCCAACTTACATGGCGCAGAACTTTCAGGAAATGCAGTTATCTACCAACTGATTCAGTTTCTATGCAGCCTCGATTCCTCACAACTCCAGGGAGAGATTTGGTTGGTTCCCACCTGTAATCCTTTGGCCACCAATCAGCGATCGCACCACTATGCCAGCGGTCGCTATAATCCCTACACCGGCATGGATTGGAACCGTATTTTTTGGGATTATGAAAAAGAGAGTGAAAGTTCCAATCAGATGTCCCTAGCTGACTTTGTTAAATGCCAAGTTGACCAAGACCCTAAGCAAATCGAGGCTCAGTTTAGTCAAGCCCTCAACCACCGCTTCCAAGAGCAGTTAAAAAAAGAAAACACCGCCTCAGGACTTCCCTTTGAAGAGCAGTACCGCTACCGCTTACAATCCCTATGTTTAGATGCCAACTATGTCTTAGACTTACATAGCAGCACTAACCAATCTATTGATTATCTCTACTGTTTCCAAGGGCGAGAACAGAGCGCCAAATACTTTCTTCTTAATACAGCAATTCTTCTCGATACCTATGATGGAGACGCGTTTGATGAAGCATTTCTTAAGCCTTGGTTGAGCCTGGAAATTGAACTAGCAAAGTCAGGAAAATCTGTTCAGTTCGACCGAGAAGCTTGGACATTAGAACTAGGGTCTGGGATGCAGATAAACCCCGACTCCGTTTATCGAGGAGTTCGAGGGATTAAAAACTATTTAGTTAGTAAAGGGGTCTTAAACATTAACCGTTTCCCTCTGATTCAAACCGCCTCAAAAACCGTGCAGTTTTTCCCAAAAAGTAAAACTCAAAAATACTATGCCCAACAGGGTGGAATGCTGCAATCTCGGGTTCTATTAGGGGCCTGGGTCACGTCAGGACAACTCCTCTATCAACTGTTAGTCTTCAACCGAGAGGGCCGTTTGCCACAATTAGTTGATGTCCATAGCGAAGAATCGGGATTGGTGTATGACCTATCCAGCAACGCCTCAGTCAACCAGGGAGAATATATCCTAGAAATCCTAACTCATCCCCAATAA
- a CDS encoding HDIG domain-containing protein, translating into MKTLQFLTRRIERKWHHWRDGRTPGHPMELNPAGDAAGTEGSTAQLGKPPRKLNLSGPVSTVVAVFCLTGALGQRFYNQPKLDVGSRAPQTLLAPRSDQVEDRKTTEERRRSARLGTSPVLMGDPVINQRVLSQVKRYLEQGNRLREELGDFPYVETAILSQEVQRYLRNASNWEWRAIQWTLSQRLEERQALAAETPVAVLDELSSLAEVEPETIENRREQILQATRLGAVSGASQVLSNLLQTQTSPMNQSIEQLLAASQRLDEEEFEGVVSAIEAARERYAQALEQLSAVSYSNGRPVYTNTLLNLSAEDWQKTRNTTLQIGRQMLSQGIAPGVPPTMLQDSVEMQLSLALPDAQIRHLMSALLMNALEPNLVTDPDRTRERAELAAQAQEAVYISVEAGEVIVEANEVITQRQFVLLDHFDLVRRDPVNWFGWIAFGGTVFVAVSLYGVVERRVHPKICNGDRLLILLLTLSAPVMVLLGSATTSFPAIGLAVGSFYGSWMGVTVVALLSLIMPIGLEIELGYLVAGAISGALGGAIAGRLRSREELALLGVGVGLAQGLTFLLLTVIGLLLQGSTGPLWSLLLETALIQGLWGVAWSIVVLGISPYLEHLFDLVTPIRLAELSNPNRPLLKRLAAEAPGTFQHTLFVATLAESAAKALGCNVELVRAGTLYHDIGKMHDPQGFVENQMGGPNKHDRINDPWKSAAIIKKHVTQGLVMARKSRLPKAIQAFIPEHQGTMLIAYFYYQAKHSNSREVNDADFRYDGPIPQSRETGIVMLADSCEAALRSLKDATPDDALSMVNKILRARWQDNQLVDSGLTRAEMGKIAEIFVQVWQQFNHKRIAYPKAVLSNK; encoded by the coding sequence ATGAAGACACTCCAATTTTTGACTCGGCGCATTGAGCGTAAGTGGCATCACTGGCGTGATGGCCGCACGCCAGGCCATCCTATGGAGCTAAATCCAGCGGGTGATGCTGCCGGTACTGAGGGGTCAACGGCTCAACTCGGAAAACCCCCTCGTAAGCTAAATCTATCTGGCCCCGTCTCAACGGTGGTGGCAGTGTTCTGCTTGACGGGCGCGTTGGGGCAACGCTTCTATAATCAGCCTAAACTGGATGTGGGGAGTCGTGCGCCGCAAACGTTGCTGGCCCCCCGCTCGGATCAGGTTGAGGATCGCAAAACGACGGAAGAACGCCGCCGTAGTGCTCGTTTAGGGACGTCTCCGGTTTTGATGGGAGATCCGGTGATTAATCAGCGGGTACTCAGTCAGGTAAAACGCTATCTTGAGCAGGGCAATCGACTGCGAGAGGAGTTGGGAGATTTTCCCTATGTGGAGACGGCGATTCTCTCCCAGGAGGTGCAACGCTATCTACGCAATGCCTCGAATTGGGAATGGCGGGCGATTCAATGGACTCTCTCCCAACGCCTCGAAGAGAGGCAGGCTCTGGCGGCTGAGACACCAGTTGCTGTGCTTGATGAATTGTCGTCGCTGGCTGAAGTGGAGCCGGAGACCATTGAGAATCGTCGAGAACAGATTTTACAGGCGACTCGTTTGGGGGCAGTGAGTGGGGCATCTCAGGTTCTATCAAACCTCTTGCAGACTCAGACTAGCCCCATGAATCAGTCTATCGAGCAGTTGCTAGCGGCGTCGCAACGGCTTGATGAGGAGGAGTTTGAGGGGGTTGTCAGTGCCATTGAAGCGGCCCGTGAGCGGTATGCGCAGGCCCTGGAGCAGTTGTCGGCGGTGTCCTACTCGAATGGTCGGCCCGTGTATACGAATACGCTGCTCAATTTGTCGGCGGAGGATTGGCAAAAAACTCGCAACACAACTTTACAGATTGGACGACAGATGTTGTCTCAGGGGATTGCGCCTGGGGTTCCGCCCACGATGTTACAAGATTCGGTGGAGATGCAATTGTCGTTGGCGTTGCCCGATGCCCAGATTCGTCATTTGATGAGCGCTCTGTTGATGAATGCTCTGGAACCGAATTTGGTGACGGACCCCGATCGCACCCGTGAACGGGCGGAGTTGGCTGCCCAGGCTCAAGAAGCGGTCTATATCTCCGTTGAGGCGGGTGAGGTGATTGTGGAGGCGAATGAGGTGATTACGCAGCGCCAGTTTGTGCTGCTGGATCATTTTGATTTGGTACGCCGCGATCCGGTGAACTGGTTCGGCTGGATTGCTTTTGGGGGCACGGTGTTTGTGGCGGTGTCTCTATATGGGGTGGTTGAGCGACGGGTTCATCCGAAAATTTGTAATGGCGATCGCCTGCTGATTCTGCTGTTAACGTTGAGTGCCCCGGTGATGGTTCTGTTGGGGTCTGCCACGACCAGTTTCCCGGCGATTGGTTTGGCGGTGGGCAGTTTTTATGGCTCCTGGATGGGGGTGACGGTGGTGGCCCTGTTGAGCCTGATTATGCCCATTGGTTTGGAGATTGAGTTGGGATATCTGGTTGCGGGTGCGATTAGTGGGGCCCTGGGGGGGGCGATCGCGGGACGACTGCGATCGCGCGAGGAGTTGGCTCTATTAGGGGTAGGAGTTGGCTTGGCCCAGGGGCTGACGTTCCTGCTGCTGACGGTGATTGGACTGTTGTTACAGGGCAGCACGGGTCCGCTGTGGTCGTTGTTGCTGGAGACGGCTCTGATTCAAGGACTCTGGGGCGTGGCCTGGAGTATTGTGGTCTTGGGAATCAGTCCTTATTTGGAGCATCTATTCGATTTGGTGACCCCGATCCGTTTGGCGGAATTATCGAATCCCAATCGCCCCCTCCTGAAACGTCTGGCGGCGGAAGCCCCCGGAACCTTTCAACATACGCTGTTTGTGGCAACTTTGGCGGAGTCGGCGGCGAAGGCCCTCGGCTGTAATGTGGAGTTAGTGCGGGCCGGCACTCTCTATCATGACATTGGTAAGATGCACGATCCTCAAGGCTTTGTGGAAAATCAGATGGGAGGACCGAATAAGCACGATCGCATTAACGACCCCTGGAAAAGTGCGGCTATTATTAAAAAGCACGTCACTCAAGGGCTGGTGATGGCTCGTAAAAGCCGCCTTCCGAAAGCGATTCAAGCGTTCATCCCGGAACATCAGGGGACGATGTTGATTGCCTATTTCTATTACCAGGCCAAACATAGTAATAGCCGTGAGGTGAATGATGCGGATTTCCGCTATGATGGTCCGATTCCGCAATCGCGAGAAACGGGAATTGTTATGTTAGCCGACTCCTGTGAAGCGGCGTTGCGATCGCTCAAGGATGCCACCCCAGATGATGCCCTCTCGATGGTGAATAAGATTCTTCGCGCTCGCTGGCAGGATAATCAGTTAGTGGACTCTGGACTGACGCGGGCGGAAATGGGCAAGATTGCTGAGATTTTTGTGCAGGTTTGGCAGCAGTTTAATCACAAACGAATTGCCTATCCGAAAGCTGTTTTATCGAATAAATAA